One region of Marivirga arenosa genomic DNA includes:
- a CDS encoding succinylglutamate desuccinylase/aspartoacylase family protein, which translates to MNINGVEIAPGEEKVVDVNIARLPSHTPIDVSITIARSSEPGPTLLLMGGLHGDEINGSEIVRRIIEKNEHIPKIGSVICIPIINVYGFIYFSRYVPDGKDVNRSFPGNKNGSLAARMAYFLTKEILPVIDYGIDFHTGGADRTNYPQIRCMMKDDVNVELAKAFHAPFTLDSKFRPKSLRQTANKFGKNILVYEGGESSRFDEYAIKEGINGAKRMMKHLGMRDEAENAPYQNLIIKNSSWVRAKKSGVFLSAVKSGDAIKKNQLLGHIHDPFGGFKSKIKSVVNGYVIGLNHNPIVHEGDAIMHLGVIK; encoded by the coding sequence ATGAATATAAATGGTGTAGAAATAGCGCCAGGTGAAGAGAAAGTGGTTGATGTAAATATTGCACGTTTACCTTCTCATACTCCTATAGACGTTTCCATAACAATTGCTAGATCATCAGAGCCAGGCCCTACATTATTACTGATGGGAGGATTGCATGGTGATGAGATTAATGGTTCGGAAATCGTAAGAAGGATAATTGAAAAAAACGAACATATCCCGAAAATAGGTTCTGTAATATGCATCCCCATTATAAATGTATATGGATTCATTTATTTTTCAAGGTATGTACCAGATGGAAAAGATGTTAACCGATCATTCCCCGGTAATAAAAATGGATCTTTAGCTGCAAGAATGGCTTATTTCTTAACTAAAGAGATTTTGCCAGTAATCGATTATGGTATAGATTTTCATACAGGCGGTGCAGATAGAACAAATTATCCTCAAATAAGATGTATGATGAAGGATGATGTGAATGTAGAGTTGGCGAAAGCCTTTCATGCTCCTTTCACTTTGGATTCAAAGTTTAGACCTAAATCATTAAGACAGACAGCTAATAAATTTGGTAAAAACATATTAGTTTATGAGGGGGGTGAATCTTCCAGGTTTGATGAGTACGCTATCAAAGAAGGAATCAATGGAGCAAAAAGAATGATGAAACATTTAGGAATGAGGGATGAGGCAGAAAATGCACCATATCAGAATTTAATCATTAAAAACTCTTCTTGGGTGAGAGCTAAGAAATCTGGAGTGTTTTTGTCCGCTGTAAAAAGTGGGGATGCAATCAAAAAGAATCAATTATTAGGTCATATTCATGATCCTTTTGGTGGCTTTAAAAGTAAAATTAAATCTGTTGTAAATGGTTATGTCATCGGTTTAAATCATAATCCAATAGTTCATGAAGGTGATGCAATAATGCATTTAGGAGTAATCAAATAA